Proteins from one Sabethes cyaneus chromosome 2, idSabCyanKW18_F2, whole genome shotgun sequence genomic window:
- the LOC128735160 gene encoding titin-like, with amino-acid sequence MAKKGKAKNGPVKAEATSDETAVVVAAPSESTPVEVAKPVEEPVKTTVQKPAEVPKISDEPVKEAAKSVESKKPNTPRQKQKAPPKPNEEAKKKEPQSKEPPTQAPNPLQNGNVTMAESTAPEGTASEAEGTQTIKRKRNRRHRKKKTLTEGGEAGQQQPPTATQPGSSDEQKPKKEHKKKRAKRLRALALAEAAANAQIAAAEGATEQQPDKIEQLQKKIEIAEKVLQQVQQQTQEEQKKVENLKPESPKQQQKQNNKRNRNDSETQKLAQKEAEVKKISEEKKEILNEAKKLQETKARKQQEIQKLLAEKAQKEEEAKKLIEEKNRKEAEAAKLNEQKARIEAVEQKITELEQLKVDPIAKQPQQQQQQHKESDSAKKATEQKGKPEGGDKKVAADNGAAEKLATEKLNADKAAAEKKAATEKAAAEKKAAAEKAAAEKKAAAEKVATEKKAADEKVAAEKAAAKKAAAEKAAAEKAAAEKVAAEKAAAEKAAAEKAAAEKAAAEKAAGEKAAAEKAAKAAAEKAAAEKAVAEKAAAEKAAAEKAAKAAAEKAAAEKAANAAAEKAAAEKAAAEKAAAEKAAAEKAAADKAAADKAAAEKAAAQKAAAEKAAAEKAAAEKAAAEKAAAEKAAAEKAAAEKAAAEKAAAAKAAAEKAAAEKAAAEKAAAAKAAAEKAAAEKAAAEKAAAEKAAAEKAAAEKAATEKAAAEKAAAEKAAAEKAAAEKAAAEKAAAEKAAADKAAAEKAAAERAAAAQKTATGKLAAENVVADKVNVEKLATENKTAGKVAEQPTTDNTAVKITAPENVSVQKPTAENGAAKKTEAKQNDNKLKPDHKGNNKKNKRSPKSSVSEDEKLTGPKNVESSDFVSSVNPEPVVAKSLETAAIAAVAPACPVAATKAEETKPGSPEKTVLAKQITTDQKKAPTAKSNGNGAKPKTPPPPTTTSKPQTPSKSPEKTLPKVTTPTPIKKAPSPPKTVPSRASPKPATPPTTPNPTKKPELPPKPEFLKKKSPSVETDKQPVAKTSTPPAVAPVPAPETTTPQVPTASPAPCPAPEPSSIVPTSPSTDLPTPDANAAAATRLTEELNGAGARKPAVSPSKVKSLPKKPEVPPKPDIHNKSAAKMKTPIKQPAAAGSKAPTVTNDPIQNVNVTSIQSDSRSPATEQSRSEAFKKNMEIISTLADILLSYPKKKKNPPSSDNPNSSSAITPSSSTANTNPNQPPVDADKPQESKAKKPKSNLNLDRILSILQSTQRPAKTNDAEATSASMTPPVTSVPKPIVDPSSPQQALLTKDAIRILMPTLQEVNVKFNVEKQLAALNATAAAAKLMPKTLPPGTNTTEEDELEEELDEEEESIEYKFAPRPVFLATNCQVCKNPLKSMVQCEVCRMVSYCGEDHRRADASNHRDLCSIIAELAKRRGGHIYNMAHKLTDDEYRNLRVHTLNQSEQMLKRPLQPFEREVLLFPRTCCSPSCREWRQDLLTECKECRQISYCAEHPEHLLPTHKSWCKSFFLFQKLILRQKLLGRIEPELPIRIAGKTFTLPPNIDEVIKLLYKNSNALRDECVYATLTQIATAPLTALHGYLQTGLKPTETFTIHLVGAELQFEGDTLDKWEAFFLHIVPEITELRIVFVGPELNVENLPIDIISRIRMCRTCRLKCRIVKFDFQCRQFYHDYRQDSCYSLPNLICFFNPGLHRPTGFGCLNTWPKTILAATGASCPLVVTAYTEYECPLDLARLQQETKRPLEIVQQPTLNPFASQRPDRNFISAEIAPLIFKNFYYFVVK; translated from the exons ATGGCGAAGAAAGGGAAAGCCAAAAATGGACCTGTGAAAGCGGAGGCTACATCGGATGAAAcagcagtagtagtagcagcTCCATCTGAAAGCACTCCCGTGGAAGTGGCGAAACCCGTGGAAGAACCAGTCAAAACCACTGTTCAAAAGCCAGCTGAAGTTCCTAAAATATCTGATGAGCCAGTGAAAGAAGCAGCAAAATCAGTGGAATCCAAGAAACCGAATACACCCCGACAAAAGCAAAAAGCTCCCCCAAAACCAAACGAAGAAGCAAAGAAAAAGGAACCTCAATCGAAAGAACCCCCAACCCAAGCACCCAATCCGCTGCAGAATGGAAACGTAACAATGGCAGAGTCTACCGCGCCCGAAGGTACTGCCAGTGAAGCCGAAGGCACTCAAACTATTAAACGAAAGCGTAATCGAAGACATCGTAAGAAGAAAACTCTCACTGAAGGTGGAGAAGCTGGCCAGCAGCAGCCACCGACGGCTACACAGCCAGGCTCATCCGATGAACAAAAGCCAAAAAAGGAGCACAAGAAGAAACGTGCGAAGAGACTGCGTGCTTTGGCCCTAGCTGAGGCAGCTGCCAACGCCCAGATAGCGGCAGCTGAAGGAGCCACGGAACAGCAACCGGACAAGATCGAACAGttgcagaaaaaaattgaaatagccGAAAAAGTCCTCCAACAGGTCCAGCAGCAGACCCAAGAGGAACAAAAGAAAGTAGAAAATTTGAAACCAGAATCTCCGaaacagcagcagaagcagaacaATAAACGCAACCGAAACGATTCCGAAACACAGAAGCTCGCTCAAAAGGAAGCCGAAGTAAAGAAAATTTCCGAAGAGAAGAAAGAGATCTTGAACGAAGCGAAAAAACTGCAAGAAACCAAAGCCCGAAAGCAGCAGGAGATTCAAAAGTTATTAGCCGAAAAAGCGCAAAAAGAAGAGGAAGCCAAGAAACTCATAGAGGAAAAGAATCGCAAAGAAGCCGAAGCGGCCAAGCTAAACGAGCAGAAAGCTCGCATTGAAGCGGTTGAGCAAAAGATTACCGAGTTGGAACAACTCAAAGTTGACCCCATCGCTAAGCAgccacaacagcagcaacagcagca TAAGGAATCCGATTCAGCAAAGAAAGCAACGGAGCAGAAAGGTAAACCCGAAGGCGGCGACAAAAAAGTCGCAGCCGATAATGGTGCTGCGGAAAAGTTAGCAACCGAAAAGTTAAATGCCGACAAGGCCGCTGCCGAAAAGAAGGCTGCAACTGAAAAGGCCGCTGCCGAAAAGAAGGCTGCGGCTGAGAAGGCTGCCGCTGAAAAAAAGGCTGCAGCTGAGAAGGTTGCAACCGAAAAGAAGGCCGCTGACGAAAAGGTGGCGGCTGAGAAAGCAGCCGCTAAGAAGGCCGCTGCAGAGAAAGCAGCAGCTGAGAAGGCAGCAGCTGAGAAAGTAGCGGCAGAGAAAGCAGCAGCTGAGAAAGCAGCAGCTGAGAAAGCAGCAGCTGAGAAAGCAGCAGCTGAGAAAGCGGCAGGCGAGAAAGCAGCAGCCGAGAAAGCAGCAAAAGCAGCAGCTGAAAAGGCAGCAGCTGAGAAAGCAGTAGCTGAAAAAGCGGCAGCTGAGAAGGCAGCAGCCGAGAAAGCAGCGAAAGCTGCAGCTGAAAAAGCAGCAGCCGAAAAAGCAGCGAACGCAGCAGCAGAAAAAGCAGCAGCTGAGAAGGCAGCAGCAGAAAAAGCAGCAGCTGAGAAGGCAGCAGCAGAAAAAGCAGCAGCTGATAAGGCAGCAGCTGATAAGGCAGCAGCTGAGAAGGCAGCAGCTCAGAAGGCAGCAGCTGAGAAGGCAGCAGCAGAAAAGGCAGCAGCAGAAAAGGCAGCAGCTGAGAAAGCAGCAGCTGAGAAGGCAGCAGCTGAGAAGGCAGCAGCTGAGAAAGCAGCAGCTGAGAAGGCAGCAGCTGCGAAAGCAGCAGCTGAAAAGGCAGCAGCTGAGAAAGCAGCAGCTGAGAAGGCAGCAGCTGCGAAAGCAGCAGCTGAGAAGGCAGCAGCTGAAAAAGCAGCAGCTGAAAAGGCAGCAGCTGAGAAAGCAGCAGCTGAGAAGGCAGCAGCTGAGAAAGCAGCAACTGAGAAGGCAGCAGCTGAGAAAGCAGCAGCGGAGAAGGCAGCAGCTGAGAAGGCAGCAGCTGAGAAGGCAGCAGCTGAGAAGGCAGCAGCTGAGAAAGCTGCAGCAGACAAGGCAGCAGCAGAGAAAGCAGCGGCAGAGAGAGCAGCAGCGGCTCAGAAAACAGCAACAGGCAAACTTGCTGCTGAGAATGTCGTCGCTGATAAAGTTAATGTTGAAAAGCTTGCTACTGAGAACAAAACTGCTGGAAAAGTCGCTGAACAACCCACAACTGATAATACTGCTGTAAAAATTACTGCACCAGAAAATGTTTCTGTTCAAAAGCCAACAGCTGAAAACGGAGCTGCAAAGAAAACTGAAGCCAAACAGAACGACAACAAACTTAAACCTGATCATAAAGGGAACAATAAGAAAAACAAACGGAGTCCGAAGAGTAGCGTTTCagaagacgaaaaattgacCGGTCCAAAAAACGTGGAAAGCAGCGATTTTGTCTCATCTGTTAATCCCGAACCAGTTGTAGCAAAATCGCTAGAAACCGCTGCCATTGCTGCTGTAGCCCCAGCTTGTCCGGTTGCCGCTACTAAAGCAGAAGAAACTAAGCCCGGCTCACCAGAAAAGACTGTCTTGGCAAAGCAAATCACGACGGATCAAAAGAAGGCACCGACTGCAAAAAGCAACGGAAACGGTGCTAAACCGAAAACACCTCCACCACCGACGACTACGTCTAAGCCACAGACACCTTCAAAATCACCTGAAAAGACACTGCCGAAAGTCACTACCCCCACTCCAATCAAAAAGGCACCTTCTCCACCGAAAACAGTTCCTTCTCGGGCCTCGCCAAAACCTGCAACTCCTCCAACAACTCCAAATCCTACCAAGAAACCCGAACTCCCACCAAAACCTGAATTCCTAAAGAAGAAGTCTCCTTCAGTAGAAACGGACAAGCAGCCAGTCGCTAAAACGTCAACACCGCCTGCAGTTGCGCCCGTTCCTGCCCCAGAGACTACGACGCCACAGGTACCAACTGCATCTCCTGCTCCATGTCCTGCCCCTGAACCTTCCAGTATCGTTCCTACAAGTCCCTCCACCGATCTTCCCACGCCGGATGCAAACGCCGCGGCTGCAACCCGACTAACGGAAGAATTAAATGGAGCAGGCGCCAGAAAACCCGCAGTCAGTCCGAGCAAGGTAAAATCACTTCCCAAAAAGCCAGAAGTTCCACCGAAACCGGACATCCACAACAAAAGTGCAGCCAAGATGAAGACTCCTATCAAGCAGCCCGCAGCCGCTGGATCGAAGGCCCCAACGGTAACGAACGACCCGATACAGAATGTAAACGTGACATCAATTCAGTCTGATTCTAGGTCCCCGGCCACGGAGCAAAGTAGATCGGAAGCATTTAAGAAAAATATGGAAATTATTTCCACCCTTGCCGATATCCTTCTATCCTATcctaagaaaaagaaaaatcccCCCTCCTCAGACAATCCTAACTCATCCAGCGCAATCACACCATCCAGTAGTACAGCAAACACCAATCCGAACCAACCGCCGGTAGATGCCGACAAACCACAAGAATCAAAAGCCAAAAAACCGAAATCGAATCTGAATCTCGATCGTATACTGTCCATTTTGCAAAGTACCCAAAGGCCTGCGAAAACTAACGACGCTGAGGCAA CATCCGCATCTATGACACCCCCTGTCACATCAGTGCCAAAGCCGATTGTAGATCCTAGCTCGCCCCAACAAGCCCTTTTAACCAAAGATGCTATCCGTATTTTGATGCCTACCTTGCAGGAGGTTAACGTGAAGTTCAACGTTGAAAAGCAGCTCGCGGCGCTCAATGCGACCGCAGCTGCCGCTAAACTGATGCCAAAGACTCTTCCACCCGGTACGAACACAACCGAGGAAGACGAGCTCGAAGAAGAACTAGACGAAGAGGAAGAATCCATCGAGTACAAGTTTGCACCTCGTCCGGTATTCCTGGCCACCAATTGTCAA GTATGTAAAAACCCGCTAAAAAGCATGGTTCAGTGTGAAGTTTGCCGCATGGTTTCCTACTGCGGAGAAGATCATCGGCGAGCAGATGCCAGCAACCACAGAGATCTTTGCAGTATCATAGCAGAGCTCGCAAAGCGAAGAG GTGGTCACATCTACAACATGGCACACAAGTTAACAGACGACGAGTACCGCAATCTTCGCGTCCATACACTGAATCAATCGGAGCAGATGTTAAAACGACCGCTTCAACCATTCGAACGGGAAGTCCTCCTTTTCCCCCGGACGTGCTGTTCACCCAGTTGTCGTGAGTGGAGACAGGACCTTCTCACAGAATGTAAAGAATGTCGCCAAATATCGTATTGTGCCGAGCATCCGGAACACCTCTTACCAACGCACAAAAGCTGGTGCAAATCGTTTTTCCTCTTCCAAAAGCTCATTCTTCGTCAGAAACTTCTCGGTCGCATCGAGCCGGAACTACCGATTCGCATAGCTGGAAAAACGTTCACTCTCCCACCAAACATCGATGAAGTCATCAAACTGCTCTACAAAAACTCAAATG cacttcGAGACGAATGTGTTTACGCAACGTTGACACAGATCGCCACTGCACCGCTGACCGCACTGCACGGCTACCTGCAGACCGGTCTGAAGCCGACGGAAACCTTCACCATCCATCTGGTCGGCGCCGAGTTGCAGTTTGAAGGCGACACCCTGGACAAGTGGGAAGCATTCTTCCTTCACATCGTACCGGAAATCACCGAACTGCGGATCGTGTTTGTGGGACCCGAGCTGAACGTCGAGAATCTACCGATCGATATCATCAGTCGAATTCG